The Solanum pennellii chromosome 11, SPENNV200 genome contains a region encoding:
- the LOC114074713 gene encoding protein NYNRIN-like, which translates to MERDCFQFVRKCHQCQIHSDLIHSPPLELHPMSAPWPFVTWGIDVIGPIEPKASNGHRFILVAIDYFTKWVEAVMFKSVTKKAVVDFVHSNIICRFGIPKIIITNNAMNLNSHLMKEVCEQFNIVHRHSTPYRPKANGAVEAANKNIKKILRKMVQGSRQWHEKLPFALMGYRTTVRTSVGATPYLLVYGTEAVIPA; encoded by the coding sequence ATGGAGCGAGATTGCTTCCAATTTGTTCGCAAGTGCCATCAGTGCCAAATTCATAGCGACTTGATTCACTCACCCCCTTTAGAGTTGCATCCTATGTCTGCTCCATGGCCTTTTGTTACATGGGGAATAGACGTTATTGGGCCGATAGAGCCAAAAGCATCTAACGGTCATCGGTTTATTTTAGTTGCCATTGATTACTTTACCAAATGGGTAGAAGCTGTCATGTTCAAATCAGTTACCAAGAAAGCGGTGGTGGACTTCGTTCATTCCAACATCATATGTCGTTTTGGCATACcgaaaataattattacaaaCAATGCAATGAATCTCAACAGCCACTTGATGAAGGAAGTTTGTGAGCAATTTAATATTGTTCATCGTCATTCAACCCCTTATCGTCCCAAAGCAAATGGGGCTGTTGAAGCTGCgaataagaacatcaagaagattCTTAGGAAAATGGTGCAAGGATCTAGACAGTGGCATGAGAAATTACCCTTCGCTCTCATGGGATATCGCACGACTGTTCGTACGTCAGTCGGTGCAACTCCTTACTTATTGGTTTACGGAACTGAGGCTGTCATACCCGCATAA
- the LOC107004373 gene encoding uncharacterized protein LOC107004373, whose protein sequence is MGLNMAINLDVHELLVLGDSDLLIRQARGEWETRDIKLIPYKQCLEDLIKKFKSIEFRYVPRFHNELADALSTLASMLPYPGNTHIDPLGIQVRDQHGYCNIIAVEADGETWYHDIKQFIEAREYPLHADRDQKGTIRQLANGFFLSGDIIYKRTPDLNLLRCVNNQEAETIINEVHSWVCGPHMNG, encoded by the coding sequence ATGGGTTTGAATATGGCAATAAATCTGGATGTACATGAGCTCTTAGTCTTGGGGGATTCCGACTTGCTCATTCGACAAGCTCGAGGCGAATGGGAAACTCGAGACATTAAGCTCATACCGTACAAACAATGTTTAGAAGATCTCATCAAAAAGTTCAAGTCCATTGAATTTAGATATGTTCCCAGGTTTCACAATGAGTTGGCTGATGCTTTGTCCACCCTAGCATCGATGCTTCCATACCCAGGTAATACCCACATTGACCCGTTGGGAATCCAAGTTAGGGATCAACATGGTTATTGCAATATAATTGCGGTAGAGGCAGATGGTGAGACTTGGTATCACGACATCAAACAGTTTATAGAAGCTAGAGAATATCCACTGCATGCTGATAGAGATCAAAAAGGAACTATTAGGCAACTCGCCAATGGGTTCTTCTTAAGTGGCGATATCATATATAAAAGGACTCCGGATTTGAATTTATTACGATGTGTGAATAATCAAGAGGCGGAAACAATTATCAATGAGGTACACTCATGGGTATGTGGCCCACACATGAATGGTTAG